The genomic stretch GGGATTTCCCCTGTAAACCTGTTCCTAGACAATGCCAGGATAATCAAGTTTCTTAAATTCCCAATAGTTGAGGGAATGGTTCCGTTCAGGGAATTCCCATCCAGTGCTAACATTAACAATTGACTGCAATTTGTTAGGGAGGTTAGAAAAGCCCAGTCTTCACCTTGTAGCATGTTACTTCCTAGAATCAGTCGGCTCAAGTTGCTCAAGGATCCTAGAGATGGAATCGGGCCACTCAGTAAATTACTTGAGAGACCAATTACTTGGAGCATCGACATGTTGGTCAGTGAAGCTGGAATCATTCCACTGAATTTGTTGCCACTCAAGATCAAATATACAAGGTTTGGGAGTGAGTGGCCTGTGTTAAAAAGTATCTGTCCATCAAGCACATTATTGCTTAAGATAAGGTATCTGAGTGATGAGACATTGTATATAGTGGCTGGGACATTCCCCGATAATTGATTGTAACCTAGATCTAGAATGCTTAAGTTCAGGATATGACCCAAGGCTTCTGGAATCGACCCTTTCAAGTTGTTCTGTGCTAGTCGGATGTAATTTAAGGATGAAACGTTTCCTAAAGATGCTGGTATACTTCCAGAAAGAAAGTTTGCAGAAAGGTCAAGTAATTGCAGAGATGTCGTTTTTTGGAAATATGGAATTGCCCCAGATAAGTTGTTCGCTGCAAGATCAACATATCTAAGAGAAGCAGATGTACCCAGTGACAGAGGGATGATACCTGCAAGTCTGTTTCCAGCAAGAATCAGAGTTTTGAGCCTCGGAATCGCGCCTATCTCCTCAGGTATGCTTCCAGAAAGATCATTGTACGAAAGGTCCACCCTCACCAGAGATGTAAGGGTCACCATGCAACTGGATAGTTGTCCTTTGAGCTGCACAGACCTTAGTTCTAGGGACACCACACGGATCGGGAGGGTCGTGCTGCAGTTGACCCCTCTCCAGCTGCAAAAGTTGAGCGAGTCATTGCGCCATGACCGGAGGACACCGGCAGGGTCGGCGGAGATGCCGGACTTGAAGCAGAGGAGGGCTTGTCGGTCAGCCTCGGAGTCGGAGCTATTGCTGGTCTGTGCTGATGAGAAGGTAGCGTTGTTGGAGGACAGAAACATGATGATGCCATACAGTAAAAAGAGCACATGCCGGGGAGACGGAGATTTGGATTCAGAATCCATGTGTCTCAGTGTCTGTTCTACTCGTTTGCTTTTGGCTGTATGATTTTTGTCAGTGTGTTTTTGGGGCATACTCCATTTGTTTGAGAAGCAGAGGAGGAGAAGCTTCAACAGTTTACTTGACTTCGAGTGTCCCTTTCAGTGATCCAGTCAATGCCGGGCGTCCACGACGGATCAATAATAGGAAGGGGGTGGAAAGAAAGGGTTAGTGGAGTGCCAAGTGCTGTGTTTTTGGCTGCTAACACTCTCCATTCAAAGAGTGGATCATTTGTGGACATGGGTTGATAAAACTATCACAAGGATGAAGGATCTTATGTGCCTAATCCAAACATCTTCAAACTATAAGTAGACCATTTTAAACTAGGATATAAGTATATCGTAGTAGGGGCGGATCTAGGAGGAAAATTTAGTAGGGGCCTGACTGCTAGACCATCATCGCATACCTTGTTTTGCTTGCTGCTGCCAAGTGCCAATTTTCTGATGTTGCCGGTTGCCGGCTGCAGCGCGGGCCCTGGCCCTCGCCGCCCAACCGCCGGACGCCCTCGGCCGGCGGCCCTCAGCGCTCCACCATCGCTCTACTTACTAGTCGCAACAGCGCTCGATGGATGCGTGGGGAATTGGTAGTTTTGGGCTTGCGGCTGTGGGCTAACTAAGTCTTAAAGCCCAATAAGCGCAGAAAGTAATTTCCGCATCTCCTCGAGAGCACGCTTTAATTCACTCTACATTATACATTTACTGGATGCCCAGACGTTGCTACGGTGAAATACTAAATATATTCTTAAAACTTCTAAAAAATTTTGTTAGTAATACCACTACATTTTTTATTGCATTTAATGGATCTCTATATGTTTGCAAAGAAAACAACTAAATTTTGATTACGAACATATTTTTTCTAAACTATTGTATACCTAATAATAAAAGGAACGTGGCTCTATTTGTTGGAACATACGGTAGAGGCAACGTGTTAACATAATTTAAAAAATGCATATAAATGCAATAAAAATCAATCGTGTTTCTCGAGGACCTAAATGCAAAACCGGTCTTATCTTCTTCAATCTCAGGATTGAAGGGACCCTAGCGCCGGCTAGGcttggcgcggcggtggcggccaggcGCACGACCAGGGCGTGGGGCAGCGGTGGCCTGGGAGGCGGGGAGCATGGGAGCGTGAGGCGTTGTGCGGCGGCGGCATAGGTGAGCATGtggcaggaggtggcggcgcgcagCGTGGCGGTGGAACGAGCGGCTAtttttcccctttaaccccctcctttccctcctttttccacccaaGCCCCCCTATCTTTAGTATTTTGACTGTGGGTTGATTCCATGAAAGTATAGagatatttttttgcaaaattaccACGATGGACAAAATAGTCTGGCAGAAGCATTACTCGCTTTAATATTagactagcagaaatgcccatGCGTTGCTATGGTTCCTTACTTGCTCTTACGTTATTATTTGCTTATTTCTAATATGTTAGCTTCGCTTCATAATATATTGATGCGTTGCCTCGCCGTCACCTAAGCGCCGCACATgttgccgtcctcgccgtcaAGAACTTATATAGGAGTACCTTGTCCAAACTGAATTGCTTTGATTCATTTTAAATAGAAACGCTGTATATTTAGCTCCAGTAGCCGCCTGCAGCATGGAATGAAAAATAACTCATGAGCCCAAATAATATGCTGAAACAAGCTTTTCAATTTCGCAAGAAACTGTACCATACTTTCTCTTTATATTTAGGGATAATTCAATAAGACAGAATGTTATTTGACCAAGATCATTATTCTCACTGAACTTTCTTAAGAGATAACAAAGCACTGGAAACATAGATCATCAGCTCAGTGAGATGATGGATTTGTTGAACTGCTATGCATACCGTACTGGTCCTTCCATGCAAAGAAACTCTATCTCGATGACAAAGCTCCTTGTAAGCTCACACAAAACCGTGTTTCAGCTGCTTGTTAGTTAGAAAAGTTTCTGAATATGTGCAAAATATTTGTTAGTTAGAAACTGTTTCAAGAAAATTTTGTTCGATAGAGATAAGTGACAGTTGGTGCCATCATTCCGTAACTTCCACATGCTTCGTGCACAATCTGATCAGTATGAAGAAATAAACAGAAACTATTGGTAGAAAGTACGTCCGTAATTTTGTAGTTGCTCCAGGTTTGGAGTTATTGCTACAGATAAATAATATGATCATGCCACAAACAACCAAGGTGAAAGAAGAAATATGACAAGCTTATACCAAACCAAACTTGGAAGCAGGGATCCAAAATCTATGAAATTTGATGTGTATGAGCATAATTTACATGCCCCAAACAACTGTAGGCATCCCTGGAAGGTGGAATCACCTGCACCAAGTGGTGTTCAGGAATTTGTTCACTTCCTTCGACGCTTACAGTAGCAGCGCGTTGGTGCTGCTGCATCAAGCATGGCAAAGAGAGTTCAGAGTTGCTATTGCCAACAATTGTGCCAATTATCTGCTCCCATGTAATCAAAATAGAGAAAGGTGTGTCAGatataaaaaataagaaaatactAAATTCCAATGGGTAATTTTCATCTGGCATATGCAGTgctatcagaaaaaaaaaaatcaggaataTAGCTGATTTAAATGGCAAAACCATGAATTGGATCATCCAAATCATGGAATGACCTGATGAAATAACAAATCAATGCTACGATTAATCCATTCCATGAACCAATAAGTATTCCTAAATGACAACCGTGCAGATTATAGAGGCATAATAGCAAACATTAACCACGCACCACATGCGGGTGATTCCGTGAACAATTCAATCTGTACATTAACAGCTAGTTTCATgcaagagggggagggggcatCGGAGTACCTCGGACGACACGGAGCAGGCTGGCGTTGGACAAGCGAGGCAACTGAGGAGGAGGTTGAGTGAGCGGAGCCTCTTGTGTGCCCTGCTTGTCAGCATGAGGAGGGCCTTGCCCGTGATCCGGTGGGTGGTGGCTGAGCGGTGGCTCCACGGGGAGGCGCTGCTACGGCGGTTCCCCCGTCGCGGAGGATGCGGCACACGCGCGCGCAGCCGCATGTAGCCCGGCGCTAGGAGCAGATGGGAAGCGGAGGTGCGCTGGCAGCGGGCAGATGGGGAGGAGAGATGGATGAAGAGAATGGGGGACATCCAGATGCAAATCCTCCGCTCCATCACCAGCTTCCCCATCTCCTCCTTCTTCCCTGCGGTCATCAAGAAGCTCTTCCGTAGACGGTGGGAGTCGTCCGCCAAGCGTCCGGCCGACCTCGTCGCCGAGCAgcgcggggcagcggcggggcgcccAATCCCCTCTGTCGCCTCTGttttgaagaaagaagaagcgttttcccctttaaccccctcccttctctcctttttccacccgaggcCCCCTCTCTTTAGAATATGGACgcatttggactgcgggttgattactaaAAAGTTGAGGGGGTTTTTTACAAAATAATCACGACGGACGAAAAAAATTGGCAGATGCgttgcttgctttaataataggtatagatatagataaaGATAAAGGTATATCTCACTCTTCGGAGTCTAGTGAGGGAAAAAAATAGCTAACAAATGGAGGCGGGAAATTCTTAGTTCATAGCATTCTAGCTTAAGATCCACACGCTTGCATCATGAGCCTGATTTCAATCAATTATTTGAAATTATTACGATTGTGTGCATGGAGCGAGGAAAATAAATAATTCCTAGCCATGATGTTTTGATGGAAACCCGGGATGCCGACATGTGTTTCTCCGAAATTGATCAGAGCCTGATTTTGGATGTGAATCTATTCCCACGAATCCCACCTCTATGCATAAGTAACCTAAATGGTAaggcaaacattttttttagatCAACCTACTATATCCGCATGGTAGACATGTACAACCAAAGGTTACAAAAAGTTCTTACTTAGACTCTAGTCCTCAACAACGAGGAGCTCAAAACACGAGAAAGAAAACTCTAAGataaagaaaataattagaagATTAAGattcattcttcttcttcatccatgCTTCGTCCTTGCGTTGTCTTCGTGCTTATCATGCCATCACATATTTCGTCTGCTTAGAAGGACTTGGAATATTTGTCTTTTATCGCTCGTACAACAGACTCCGTCTTTAAGTAACGAAGGTCAGGTCAAAGGACTTCCAAGACGACGCTTCCAAGAAGGACACGACGTCGAGTTGACGTCGCCGCTTAGTAGATCATTAATATTGCAGAGAGCGTCACAGCAAACACCTCAACCGAGAAAAATGATGCCCAATGGACACCGTAGGTACTAACACCGATACTAATTGGGGAAAGTTTTCGCTCGTAACTCCCCACGTCATCACCCAACAAGAAATTTGCGGGATGTTCTTGTGGTCAAACCTTCCGAACCATCCCGCGTAGTGGAGCTGACACCACCAGTCACCAGAAGGCACGGAAGACGCAAAGGCTGCCGTGCGCCGATCGCGGACGCCGGTCACTGCCGAGTAGGGGCTGctctgggccgccgccgccacagccaGTAGGTCGAGGACGCTGGCCACATGAGTATGGCGCAGCaagactcctcctcctccaccgagCAGGGCCAacgcccagccgccgccgctgccaccgtcaACGCCAGCGCCGTCCACGCCAGGCCCGGCCCGGTGCGCTGCCGCGTCGGGGCCGCTTGCCGGCCGCGCCGAGTAGCGGCCGCCTAGAGCCGCCGTCACCACAGCCAGCAGGCCCCGGGCCGCCAGCCGCCACCGAGCAGGGGCCACCccgggccgccgcctccatAGCCAGCAGATTCCGGTGCCTTGGTCAGCAACCGCGCCGATGAAGGCATGACCGTGCCCGGGCAGACCCGGGCCACCGCCACCAGGATCTGCACCGCCACCGACGGAACCGGCAGCCACCGACGTTGGGGAAAAGAGGACTCCGAGCAACTGGGGGAGAGGGAAAGGGAGAAAGGAGatgggggaggggaaggggctgTGGAAgggggccgccgccaccgccgcggcgggcggcggcgacggccggctGGGTCGCTGGTTTGGGGGCCGAGGGGCGGCGGGATGCGTCGCCCCCGAGCCGTCGTCTCTTGGAGACGACGCGAGGGCCGgcggaaaaaaaagaatccccCGGCAAGGCAAACTATGCAGCACACTAGAACTACAACCTGCCAAAAAGAGAGAAAATTTCCAAAACACGAAACGGGAGCGAATGGAAGACCTGGTCAAGTCTAGTGCATCAGTACagagaacacacacacacacatggaaTTAGATGTCAGGGTCAAACCGGTCACAGCTGAAGCATGAGCAACCTGCAAAGTCCCTGCAACAGGTTCATTTCATCCTGCAGGCAATCTCACGATGTCATCTGACCCCCCTTCCTAACCTCCACCAACAAACAATGGTGACCAAAATTAAAGCACCAGATTCCCTCCTAAACAACCTTCAAAACCACTACTTAAACCCCCCCGCCATTGAAATGCCGCTAAAAGCATAATCTCCCTGCTGGCCTCGAAAAGCAAAAAAACACCGAGAAGCCATCACAATATTCTCCTGGACCTCCGAAGAAAAAACTACCGCGATGGACATCAAGAAGAGATCCTCATCGCCATTGCTTTCCCTGCTTCTGCTTCTCATCATTGCCGCGGACAGCGCCGCGGCGCAGGTGTTCTGCCGGTCGCAGTTCAACCTGGCCAACGAGGCCTGCAGCCTGCGCAACTTCGGCGGGCCCAACCCGGCGCGGCCGCTGGAGCTCCACAGCAACAGCTCCTCGGCGGCGTCCTACGAGCTGCAGGCGGAGCACCACGACCACCACGAGCACCACcacgagcacgagcacgagcacgagcgGGAGCACACCGCCCACAGCCGGCGGCACGGCCTCGGGCACGGTGGCCGCGACCCCTACGACAccgcctgctgccgccgcctcatGGGCATCGACAACGCCTGCATCTGCCAGGCCATGTCCTTCCTCCCGGTGTTCATGAGCAAGGTCAAGCACGCCATCAAGCTCAGCCCCGTCCCCGGCTGCGACGTCTCCTTCGAGTGCGGCGCCATCTGATCAACTCACGGCGGCCGGCCATGGTGGCGGTCACTTTTGATACAAAATAAACTGTTTCTTGGATATAGTGACAACTGTGCTTCATCTGCATTTTGAATTAGAGTGTGTGGTAGCTTTAGAGATATATGTAGTTCGTTCGCTATATATACTGCATTGGGAAAAATCATGCATAATATTCTCTCGAAGTAATGTTCTTGGATATAGTGACAACTGTGCTTCAGATAGCTTGCAGCGCATGGTGTTGCAGAGATGCACAAACTCTTCGTCTTGTCACAACTTCAACTTGTAATGGCAATTTACAAACctttttttaatccaaattcAGCAGCTCTCAGATCAAAAGACTGAAGCCAAAGACAAcatgtgacaaaaaaaaaaaacagatgaaTAACTAATCTCAGCATGATCATATAACTATTAAGAATCCAGTTTCCATCGGCTCAAAACTATACACACGCATATATTAAAAGCAGAAACCCAACTTTGGTTTACCAACAAAAGTTCCGTTGGGGACTAGAGCCAAAACAATATGAACAAGCACAACCAGAAGGCTGTAGACATGCACAGATGATGAATCAGGATCAGCTCTGAAATTAGAATATGTacatattgctgaaagtttgtTGCATATTAGCACACGCAGGCAAGTTACTCTACGGA from Setaria italica strain Yugu1 chromosome II, Setaria_italica_v2.0, whole genome shotgun sequence encodes the following:
- the LOC101768853 gene encoding uncharacterized protein LOC101768853; its protein translation is MTAGKKEEMGKLVMERRICIWMSPILFIHLSSPSARCQRTSASHLLLAPGYMRLRARVPHPPRRGNRRSSASPWSHRSATTHRITGKALLMLTSRAHKRLRSLNLLLSCLACPTPACSVSSEIIGTIVGNSNSELSLPCLMQQHQRAATVSVEGSEQIPEHHLVQAATGAKYTAFLFKMNQSNSVWTRYSYISS
- the LOC101769270 gene encoding uncharacterized protein LOC101769270; protein product: MDIKKRSSSPLLSLLLLLIIAADSAAAQVFCRSQFNLANEACSLRNFGGPNPARPLELHSNSSSAASYELQAEHHDHHEHHHEHEHEHEREHTAHSRRHGLGHGGRDPYDTACCRRLMGIDNACICQAMSFLPVFMSKVKHAIKLSPVPGCDVSFECGAI